The Nostoc cf. commune SO-36 genomic sequence GAGGTGACTTAGGCTGTTCTTTAATTGCCATAGATTTTACTAATCCTTAAAATGAAAACTAAATGGGCAGAGGAATGAGGGATGGGGAATGGGGTATTGGTTATTATCCCCTGCTTTCCCTACCCTTTTGCTCCCTCATCGCCCTCATCTTTCTTAACAATTTGAGAAACTTGATTAAAGACTGGTCAAAAATGCTGGTATACTCGCCCAATCTAAGCGATGTCTACGACAGGCTACGCCTACGCAAAGTTGTTCAGTTTGTCTTGTTCATCAACGATAATACCACATCTCATAATTTCTCCCGTCTAGCAATGCTTGCAGCATTTTTTTATTTATGTAACTAAACTTAACAATTAAATTAATCTTTGGGAACTAACGAGTAAATACGGTTTACCGTACTCAAATGATTAGCAGCACTTGAAATCAGAGAACTAATTATACTTTTATCAGTGGTGCAAGTGTATACTAAGAACGCAAAGCCTTACGCCCTTACATCTCCGAAAATGAATGTAGAGACGTAGCACTGCTACTTCTCTACAAGGATTATGGATGATGCATATTTAATTTCTGGAGATGTCTACTTTGCATCTGCGTAGGCATAGACCGTCCTACCACTTTGTGGAAGCAAGCTACGCGTAGCGTCTCGCAGAGAAAACATCGCATCAATTATATTTTCGATTTATTTTGTAGCCTTATAAAATCAAAAAATTGATGCTAATTAATTCCATTAATATCTAACACCCAAAATAAATTATTCCTATTCTCTAGCAATGACAATATCGTTAGACTTAATAACTGCATAAGCTTCTTTTCCCTCTGATAGTTCTAATTCCTTCTGCGGAAGCTCTGGTGATAATCGAAGTTAATTCTACTTTATGAATAATCTCCAGAGTGACCTCACTATTAACTGCTCCATAAATGACTCGTTTAACAACACCTTTAAGAATATTTCGAGAGCTAACTTTTAATGATTTCTTTTGAATATTACTTTCCATATCAGGTTTTGGAGCATAAGTCTCTTCCTGTTTTTCCTGCTGAGTTATTGGTAATATTGGCGCTGACGAGTGCTGATTCAGGCTACGCACGAGTTCCCGCAGAATCTCAGTCTTAGTGCGTTGAGACTGTTCGCAGAATTCCTCCAGAATCTTCCGCTCG encodes the following:
- a CDS encoding TOBE domain-containing protein, translating into MPRKEQGWVTFQTSEDERKILEEFCEQSQRTKTEILRELVRSLNQHSSAPILPITQQEKQEETYAPKPDMESNIQKKSLKVSSRNILKGVVKRVIYGAVNSEVTLEIIHKVELTSIITRASAEGIRTIRGKRSLCSY